The Granulicella sibirica genome has a segment encoding these proteins:
- a CDS encoding choice-of-anchor D domain-containing protein, translated as MRRTVSRSVGLAFSIVLASACAQTAPQHLAFAGLRTASNQGQFNAIQADASGNLYLLLDQHDGVRLLKTDPTATNVLAEAHLGAQGDVGLALALDPAGNPYVAGTTTSTTLAGTQNAAFPTRADASTNSFLARFDPGLNTTFVTFAGSGRLAATGLAVTADAAFLTGSLFASTLPATPSAYQPIPAQGSTESGFVERFSSDGTTLVYATYLSGANGNTAPGAIAADSSDDAYIAGYTTSAAFPTAAALIPTSTTASGFLTRLTPTGDALTFSTYIPGNGIASIVLDPATQTLLLTGAISLSQFPIATVQTPLVNTPYQSLLRISLDGSTITASTLLAPGTQSVVVPGPNSTAWTTGTLTSPLLPIPPLSTTGTAFVAHITAQATIDQTARFGGLPATNPNNSSAPVTLTSLALDSIGQPYLAGSFTPTTSSDLLATEQYNLSLTDPQPPLLPSSVADTGQAPGTCQGSLCTGSAAYLAQLAATAAPTLALSTGASPNITLRNLGCLAAANLHFTTTGYTFDTNCPGSLPPGTECALSLTGPGPGVLTAIADNAPTQTVFPGVVPTPTPIVFSPHELDFGVQTASSAPILRTLTITNLSSTPQTFTSILDSTSTTSPFSESFSDCPSPVLLIDKVLAPDATCHITFALALNSSTPDGPVTANWTVAASGHHDVLFTAFAQSAALTPSSTTIDFGTRYPLTPHTSRYLYLSNNSDTAISHTPATTSTPFTLTDLCPATLPPHSVCQIQLDYTPPNTPSNDAATLTLDQNISVLVTGQTLPQPTSGSNPTTSLTASPTTLTFSTAIAITATSAPQPITLTNTGTTPYPITIGVTGDFTDTTTCPASLPAQATCTVNLTFAPTAPGTRGGLLTIASTSGAAPIYVGLTGTATPILQTTNGAIPFGTLPITESSVQWLKITHAFQTLTATTASPYQTILVEDTGYGHGSPAPSAFSSTATSTCFNCYLGLRFSPTTTGPQPGTLTLWSTGSPSLVPLTGTATPLTGLIATPATQDFGTIPVNSTSPPTLIALTNLTADSVTLSPPTIAPGFSISPTPTGGPACTGTLAPSSTCFTNIAFSPTATGATTGTLTFQSPTATTAVSLTGTGSPDPGLSLNPTALTFQNVPGPTATRQLLTLTNTSANALTIGVPTTSTANFTATTTCATLAPTATCTVTVTYIPSNAEATAALQIPAGSSTYTIPLTGAYTSQNAGLQLLPAQIDFGPAPTGALAGTRTITLNNLTSKTVSVALTVPAQFAVTDANPCATLTPNASCTFNVDSIPLTTGDPTGTLFATATPTDGSSPSTTLAYLQSYGQAPDDSILAVTSPISSGTGLIDFGQLNSGQTATTTLTLTNQSTTQPISIRRITSQPPFLSTTTCGPPLGPTQTCNITLTYAPINQIPTGSPVGPPSQDIGSLIIESDAVSSPNLIPLTGRASPISFGNLSQTPVLSSYTLTQGSLTFFTTAVGEISPPQTVTLTNTGNTTLHLGTLTTTPEFPVTTTCSQPIAPAATCTISLTFIPQANGPRTAALEVATDSGISLDVLTLYGIASAPSLLLAPLSVDFGTILVGTPSTQTVTVTNNGLVPVTFTAITLTGDYAQTSDCPAPNATLPTNSTCTIQVTFTPTAAGPRPGVLSVSTSASTLPLTVTLTGTGTLTQPQIEINPTTLDFGSIQVGASSTKSVTVTNTGEIPITFAAITLTGDYTRITTCPAPNGTLSPGASCAVEIAFTPAATGTRPGTLTVATSASTSPITVTLTGIGADAGTQPRLQITPTALDFGSIQVGTPSTQSVTITNPGIVPVTFYTANLTGDYTQTNNCPSPNTTLPAGDTCTFQLTFTPTTTGPRPGTLSISTSTASPLTVSLTGIGTTTTAPPQPQIQVTPTTLQFGFIQVGSSSTQTLTVTNTGQVSVTFLNIAPGGDYTQTNSCSSLAPAATCTIQVTFTPTATAARLGVVVLFTSAPIVSIPLSGTGIQPQLQISPSSLNFGSVPIGSSANLPVTLANNATVPISLTLATTGDYSSSPCPATLAPAQVCTPTITFTPTASGTRPGTLVVNGTTIPLTGTGTNATPGTPSFTLTIENSQSAIATVTQGATATYALTATPINGFTGPVTLACAPAAPTPNVTCAIAPTSLTLAGAPQTAALTLTTLTNLNAAYLLPLLLLFRKKTRPRPRAIFATLALLLLSSCGGGPEPNLRYAVPGSYLFTVTATSTTGTPITQTVTASLIITAQTRP; from the coding sequence ATGCGCCGCACCGTATCCCGATCCGTCGGCCTCGCCTTCTCGATCGTCCTGGCAAGCGCGTGCGCCCAGACCGCCCCGCAACACCTCGCGTTCGCCGGCCTTCGCACGGCCTCCAACCAGGGCCAGTTCAACGCCATCCAGGCCGACGCCTCCGGCAACCTCTACCTCCTCCTCGACCAGCACGACGGCGTCCGTCTCCTCAAGACCGACCCCACCGCAACCAATGTCCTCGCCGAAGCACACCTCGGCGCGCAGGGAGACGTGGGCCTCGCCCTCGCGCTCGACCCCGCCGGAAACCCGTACGTCGCCGGAACCACAACCTCCACCACCCTAGCCGGAACCCAGAACGCCGCGTTCCCCACCCGCGCCGACGCCTCCACCAACTCCTTCCTGGCCAGGTTCGATCCCGGGCTGAACACCACCTTTGTCACCTTCGCCGGAAGCGGCCGCCTCGCCGCGACAGGCCTGGCCGTCACCGCCGACGCCGCCTTCCTCACCGGAAGCCTCTTCGCCTCAACTCTCCCCGCCACCCCCAGCGCCTACCAGCCAATCCCAGCTCAGGGCAGCACCGAGAGCGGCTTCGTCGAACGCTTCTCCTCCGACGGCACCACTCTCGTCTACGCCACCTATCTAAGCGGCGCCAACGGAAATACCGCCCCCGGAGCCATCGCCGCCGACTCCTCTGATGACGCGTACATCGCCGGCTACACCACCTCCGCTGCCTTCCCAACCGCCGCCGCGCTCATCCCCACGTCCACTACCGCCTCGGGGTTCCTCACCAGACTCACCCCCACCGGCGATGCTCTCACCTTTTCCACCTACATTCCCGGCAACGGCATCGCCTCTATCGTCCTCGACCCGGCCACCCAGACCCTCCTCCTCACCGGAGCCATCTCGCTCTCTCAATTCCCCATAGCCACCGTCCAGACACCCCTGGTCAACACCCCCTATCAATCCCTGCTCCGCATCTCGCTCGATGGCTCAACCATCACCGCCTCCACGCTCCTCGCCCCCGGCACGCAATCCGTCGTCGTCCCCGGTCCAAACTCAACCGCATGGACCACCGGAACACTCACCTCGCCGCTCCTCCCCATCCCGCCGCTCTCGACGACCGGAACCGCCTTCGTCGCTCACATCACCGCCCAGGCCACCATCGACCAGACCGCCCGCTTCGGCGGCCTGCCCGCGACTAACCCAAACAACAGCTCAGCTCCCGTTACCCTCACCTCCCTCGCCCTCGACAGCATCGGCCAACCCTACCTCGCCGGCTCTTTCACCCCCACCACAAGCTCCGACCTCCTCGCCACCGAGCAGTACAACCTCTCCCTCACCGACCCTCAGCCGCCACTCCTCCCATCCTCTGTTGCCGACACCGGCCAAGCCCCCGGCACCTGCCAGGGAAGCCTCTGCACCGGCTCCGCAGCCTACCTCGCCCAGCTCGCGGCCACCGCTGCCCCAACCCTCGCCCTCTCCACCGGAGCCTCGCCCAACATTACCCTCCGCAACCTCGGCTGCCTCGCCGCCGCCAACCTCCACTTCACCACCACCGGCTACACCTTCGACACCAACTGCCCTGGAAGCCTTCCCCCCGGAACCGAGTGCGCCCTGTCCCTCACCGGACCGGGACCCGGCGTCCTAACCGCAATCGCCGACAACGCTCCCACCCAGACCGTCTTCCCCGGAGTCGTCCCCACCCCCACTCCCATCGTCTTCTCCCCCCACGAGCTCGACTTCGGCGTCCAGACCGCCTCCAGCGCCCCCATCCTCCGCACCCTCACCATCACCAACCTCAGTTCAACCCCCCAAACCTTCACCTCCATCCTCGACAGCACATCCACCACCTCGCCCTTCTCCGAGTCCTTCAGCGATTGCCCATCGCCAGTCCTGCTCATCGACAAAGTCCTCGCTCCCGACGCCACCTGCCACATCACCTTTGCCTTGGCCCTCAACTCCTCCACCCCCGACGGCCCCGTCACAGCAAACTGGACCGTCGCCGCCTCTGGCCATCACGACGTCCTCTTCACCGCTTTCGCCCAGTCCGCCGCCCTCACCCCATCCTCCACCACCATCGACTTCGGCACCCGCTACCCCCTCACCCCACACACCTCCCGCTACCTCTATCTCTCCAACAACTCCGATACCGCCATCTCCCACACCCCCGCCACCACGTCCACTCCCTTCACACTCACCGACCTCTGCCCCGCCACCCTCCCGCCTCACTCCGTCTGCCAGATCCAGCTCGACTACACTCCCCCCAACACCCCATCGAACGACGCCGCGACCCTCACCCTCGACCAGAACATCTCCGTCCTCGTCACCGGCCAAACCCTCCCCCAACCCACCTCCGGCTCCAATCCAACCACCAGCCTCACCGCTTCCCCCACCACCCTCACCTTCTCCACCGCCATCGCCATCACGGCCACCTCCGCACCCCAGCCCATCACCCTCACCAACACCGGCACAACCCCCTACCCCATCACCATCGGCGTCACCGGAGACTTCACCGACACCACCACCTGCCCCGCCTCGTTACCCGCCCAGGCCACCTGCACCGTCAATCTCACCTTCGCTCCCACCGCCCCCGGAACCCGCGGCGGACTCCTCACCATCGCCTCCACCTCCGGAGCCGCTCCCATCTACGTCGGCCTCACCGGCACCGCCACTCCCATTCTCCAAACCACCAACGGTGCCATCCCCTTCGGCACCCTCCCCATCACCGAATCCAGCGTCCAGTGGCTGAAGATCACCCACGCCTTCCAAACCCTCACCGCCACAACTGCCTCCCCCTACCAAACCATCCTCGTCGAAGACACCGGCTACGGCCACGGCAGCCCAGCCCCATCCGCCTTCTCCTCCACCGCCACCAGCACCTGCTTCAACTGCTATCTCGGCCTCCGCTTCTCCCCCACAACAACGGGCCCCCAACCCGGCACCCTCACCCTCTGGTCCACCGGCTCTCCCTCCTTAGTCCCCCTCACCGGAACCGCCACTCCTCTCACCGGCCTCATAGCCACCCCCGCCACCCAGGACTTCGGCACCATCCCCGTCAACAGCACAAGCCCACCCACCCTCATAGCCCTCACCAACTTAACCGCGGACTCCGTCACCCTGAGCCCCCCCACCATCGCCCCAGGCTTTTCGATCAGCCCAACCCCCACCGGCGGCCCAGCCTGCACCGGAACCCTGGCACCCTCCTCCACCTGCTTCACCAACATCGCCTTCTCACCCACCGCAACCGGCGCCACAACCGGCACCCTCACCTTCCAGTCCCCCACCGCGACCACCGCCGTCTCCCTCACCGGCACCGGCTCGCCGGACCCCGGCCTCTCCCTCAACCCAACCGCCCTCACCTTCCAGAACGTCCCCGGCCCCACCGCAACCCGGCAACTCCTCACCCTCACCAACACCAGCGCGAACGCCCTCACCATCGGCGTTCCCACAACATCCACCGCAAACTTCACCGCAACCACCACCTGCGCCACTCTCGCCCCCACCGCAACCTGCACCGTCACCGTCACCTACATCCCATCGAACGCCGAAGCAACCGCCGCCCTCCAGATCCCCGCCGGCTCCAGCACTTACACCATCCCTCTCACCGGCGCCTACACCAGCCAAAATGCCGGCCTCCAGCTTCTCCCCGCCCAGATAGATTTCGGCCCCGCCCCCACCGGCGCCCTCGCCGGCACTCGCACCATCACCCTCAACAACCTCACCTCCAAAACGGTCTCCGTAGCCCTCACCGTCCCCGCCCAGTTCGCCGTCACCGACGCGAACCCCTGCGCCACTCTCACCCCCAACGCCTCCTGCACCTTCAACGTCGATTCGATCCCCCTCACCACCGGCGACCCCACCGGAACCCTCTTCGCCACCGCCACCCCCACCGACGGCTCCTCACCCAGCACCACCCTCGCCTACCTCCAGTCCTACGGCCAAGCGCCCGACGACTCCATCCTCGCTGTCACAAGCCCCATCTCGTCCGGCACCGGCCTCATAGACTTCGGCCAGCTCAACTCCGGCCAAACCGCCACCACTACCCTCACCCTCACCAATCAATCCACGACTCAGCCCATCTCCATCCGCCGCATCACCAGCCAGCCTCCATTCCTTTCCACCACCACCTGCGGCCCGCCCCTCGGCCCAACCCAAACCTGCAACATCACCCTCACCTACGCCCCCATCAATCAAATTCCAACCGGCTCCCCCGTCGGCCCACCCTCCCAGGACATCGGCTCCCTCATCATCGAAAGCGACGCCGTCTCCAGCCCAAACCTCATTCCCCTCACCGGCCGAGCCTCTCCCATCTCGTTCGGCAATCTCTCCCAAACCCCAGTCCTGTCGAGCTATACCCTCACCCAGGGCTCCCTCACCTTCTTTACCACCGCCGTCGGAGAAATCTCCCCGCCCCAAACTGTCACCCTCACCAACACCGGAAACACCACCCTTCACCTCGGCACCCTCACTACCACCCCCGAGTTCCCCGTCACCACCACCTGCTCCCAGCCCATCGCTCCCGCCGCCACCTGCACCATCTCCCTCACCTTCATCCCGCAAGCCAACGGACCCCGCACCGCCGCCCTCGAAGTCGCCACCGACTCCGGCATCTCCCTTGACGTCCTCACCCTCTACGGAATAGCCTCCGCTCCGTCCCTTCTCCTGGCCCCGCTTTCTGTCGATTTCGGCACCATCCTCGTCGGCACTCCCTCCACCCAAACCGTCACCGTCACCAACAACGGTCTCGTTCCCGTCACCTTCACCGCCATCACACTCACCGGCGACTACGCCCAGACCAGCGATTGCCCCGCCCCCAACGCCACCCTTCCCACTAACTCCACCTGCACCATCCAGGTCACCTTCACCCCCACCGCCGCCGGCCCCCGTCCCGGCGTCCTGAGCGTCTCCACCTCAGCCTCAACCCTCCCCCTGACGGTCACCCTCACCGGCACAGGGACACTCACGCAACCCCAGATCGAGATCAACCCCACCACCCTCGACTTTGGCTCCATCCAGGTCGGCGCGTCCTCCACCAAAAGCGTCACCGTCACCAACACCGGCGAAATCCCCATCACCTTCGCCGCCATAACCCTCACCGGCGACTACACCCGGATAACCACCTGCCCAGCCCCCAACGGCACTCTCTCCCCAGGGGCCTCCTGCGCTGTGGAGATCGCCTTCACCCCAGCCGCCACCGGCACGCGCCCCGGAACCCTCACCGTAGCCACCTCCGCCTCCACCAGCCCCATCACGGTCACCCTCACCGGCATAGGCGCGGATGCAGGAACCCAGCCCCGGCTCCAGATCACCCCCACCGCTCTGGATTTCGGATCGATTCAGGTCGGCACCCCCTCAACCCAGTCCGTCACCATCACCAACCCCGGCATCGTACCCGTCACCTTCTACACCGCAAACCTCACCGGCGACTACACCCAGACCAACAACTGCCCTTCCCCCAACACTACCCTGCCCGCAGGAGACACCTGCACCTTCCAGCTCACCTTCACCCCCACCACCACCGGCCCCCGCCCCGGAACCCTCAGCATCTCAACCTCGACCGCCTCGCCCCTTACCGTCTCCCTCACCGGCATAGGCACGACCACAACCGCCCCGCCCCAGCCTCAAATCCAGGTCACCCCCACCACTCTCCAATTTGGCTTCATCCAGGTCGGCTCTTCTTCCACTCAAACCCTCACCGTCACCAACACCGGCCAGGTCTCCGTCACCTTTCTTAACATCGCCCCCGGCGGCGACTACACCCAGACCAACTCCTGCTCCAGCCTCGCACCAGCCGCCACCTGCACCATCCAGGTCACCTTCACCCCGACCGCCACCGCCGCCCGCCTTGGTGTAGTGGTCCTTTTTACCTCCGCCCCAATCGTTTCGATTCCCCTCTCCGGCACTGGCATTCAACCCCAGCTCCAGATCAGCCCGTCCTCTCTGAACTTCGGCTCCGTCCCCATCGGCTCCTCCGCCAACCTACCTGTCACCCTCGCCAATAACGCCACCGTGCCCATCTCACTCACCCTCGCCACTACCGGCGACTACTCCTCCAGCCCCTGCCCCGCCACCCTCGCTCCAGCCCAGGTCTGCACTCCCACCATCACCTTCACTCCCACCGCGTCAGGCACCCGCCCCGGCACCCTCGTCGTCAACGGCACAACGATCCCCCTCACCGGAACCGGCACCAACGCCACCCCGGGCACCCCCAGCTTCACCCTCACCATAGAAAACTCTCAATCCGCCATCGCCACCGTCACCCAGGGAGCCACCGCCACCTACGCCCTCACCGCCACACCCATCAACGGTTTCACCGGACCCGTCACCCTCGCCTGCGCCCCCGCAGCCCCAACCCCTAACGTCACCTGCGCCATCGCCCCCACATCCCTTACCCTTGCCGGCGCACCCCAAACCGCCGCCCTCACCCTCACCACCCTCACCAACCTCAACGCCGCCTACCTCCTGCCCCTCCTCCTTCTCTTCCGCAAAAAGACGCGCCCCCGCCCCCGCGCCATCTTCGCCACGCTGGCCCTTCTCCTCTTGTCATCCTGTGGCGGAGGCCCCGAACCCAACCTCCGCTACGCCGTCCCCGGCTCTTACCTCTTCACCGTCACCGCCACATCCACCACCGGCACGCCGATCACCCAGACGGTCACCGCCAGCCTCATCATCACCGCCCAGACGAGGCCTTAG
- a CDS encoding HAD family hydrolase translates to MESILPIQAVLFDYGMVLSGPADPSAWARMRSLTGHDETTLHHAYWEPRHDYDRGALTGREYWTQVAAAGENHTDLAFDQLIDHLIAADTDLWTQPNQPMIDWALSLQKAGIRTGILSNLGDAMTEGVLSRHPWLNGFYHRTFSYTLGTAKPDLAIYAHAATGLETPPENILFIDDREDNIAAAQAAGMQTLRYTTHTAFEQEMHSRSLDSLLHPEINAHP, encoded by the coding sequence ATGGAAAGCATTCTCCCCATCCAGGCAGTCCTCTTCGATTACGGCATGGTTCTCTCCGGCCCCGCGGACCCCTCCGCCTGGGCTCGTATGCGCTCGCTCACCGGCCACGACGAAACCACCCTCCACCACGCCTACTGGGAACCACGCCACGACTACGACCGCGGAGCCCTCACCGGCCGCGAGTATTGGACCCAGGTTGCAGCCGCCGGTGAAAACCACACTGACCTCGCCTTCGACCAGCTGATCGATCACCTCATCGCCGCCGACACCGATCTCTGGACCCAGCCCAATCAGCCCATGATCGACTGGGCGCTCTCCCTGCAGAAAGCCGGCATACGCACCGGCATCCTCTCCAACCTCGGCGACGCCATGACCGAGGGGGTTCTCTCACGACACCCCTGGCTCAACGGCTTCTATCACCGCACCTTCTCCTACACCCTCGGCACCGCCAAGCCCGACCTCGCCATCTACGCCCACGCCGCCACCGGCCTCGAGACCCCACCCGAAAACATCCTCTTCATCGATGATCGCGAGGACAACATTGCCGCTGCCCAGGCTGCCGGCATGCAGACCCTCCGCTACACCACCCACACCGCCTTCGAGCAGGAGATGCACTCCCGTAGCCTCGATTCCCTCCTTCACCCGGAGATAAACGCTCACCCCTAA
- a CDS encoding pyridoxal phosphate-dependent aminotransferase, which translates to MRGFSKRTGWDTSESAFAGAIREARAAGRDVCDLTVSNPTVCGFDYDVEGILGALGDPGSMVYDADPRGMRSAREAVCGYYRDHGAEVGVDQVLMTTSTSEAYGFLFRLLCDAGDEVLVASPGYPLFDFLADLEDVRLRTYPLFHDYGWWIDFGELERRIGPRTKAVLVVHPANPTGHWTSAAERTRLEEMCARYGLALIVDEVFLDYPVGEAEDSFAVGQAECLTFVLSGLSKVAGLPQMKVGWVVTLGPMAAREEALRRLEVIADTFLSMGAPAQRALPMWMARRAAIQGQIRGRVQENLGVLAGSGLGYLPVAAGWSGVLLLPGKLGGAEEIFAELGVVVHPGSFYGLEGAGRVVVSLIGGAEEFRRGVGLLGRA; encoded by the coding sequence ATGCGTGGGTTTTCCAAGAGGACTGGTTGGGATACGTCGGAGAGTGCGTTTGCGGGGGCGATCCGGGAGGCGCGAGCGGCGGGGCGGGACGTTTGTGACCTAACGGTGTCGAACCCTACGGTTTGTGGGTTCGATTATGACGTTGAGGGGATCCTGGGAGCGCTTGGGGATCCGGGATCGATGGTCTACGACGCGGATCCGAGGGGGATGCGATCGGCCCGGGAGGCGGTCTGCGGTTACTACCGGGATCATGGGGCTGAGGTTGGCGTCGACCAGGTGCTGATGACGACCTCGACGAGCGAGGCGTATGGGTTCCTGTTTCGGCTGCTTTGCGATGCGGGGGATGAGGTGCTGGTGGCGTCGCCGGGGTATCCGCTGTTTGATTTTCTGGCGGATCTGGAGGATGTGCGGCTCAGGACATATCCGCTTTTCCACGACTACGGGTGGTGGATCGATTTTGGGGAGCTGGAGAGGCGGATCGGGCCCCGGACGAAGGCTGTGCTTGTGGTGCATCCGGCGAATCCCACGGGGCATTGGACTTCCGCCGCAGAGAGGACGCGGCTGGAAGAGATGTGTGCGCGGTATGGGCTGGCGCTGATTGTGGATGAGGTTTTTCTGGATTATCCGGTGGGCGAGGCGGAAGACAGCTTTGCTGTTGGGCAGGCTGAGTGTTTGACGTTTGTTTTGAGTGGATTGAGTAAGGTCGCGGGGTTGCCGCAGATGAAGGTGGGGTGGGTGGTGACGCTTGGGCCCATGGCGGCTCGGGAGGAGGCGCTGCGGCGGCTGGAGGTGATTGCGGATACGTTTCTGTCGATGGGGGCTCCGGCGCAGAGGGCTTTGCCGATGTGGATGGCGAGGCGAGCGGCGATTCAGGGGCAGATTCGGGGGCGGGTTCAGGAGAATCTTGGGGTGCTGGCTGGGTCGGGGTTGGGGTATCTGCCGGTTGCTGCGGGGTGGAGCGGGGTCTTGCTTTTGCCGGGAAAGCTGGGGGGCGCGGAGGAGATTTTCGCGGAGCTTGGGGTGGTGGTGCATCCGGGGAGCTTCTATGGGCTGGAGGGAGCGGGGCGGGTGGTGGTGAGTTTGATTGGTGGGGCTGAGGAGTTTAGGAGGGGAGTGGGGTTGCTGGGGCGGGCTTAG
- a CDS encoding MBL fold metallo-hydrolase: MIHQILPVGPLQCNCSILGDETTREAMVIDPGDDIPRILAILARHSLTLKQIVITHAHIDHIAGAQQLKRLTGAPIFYNQLDLPLVEMMDIQAGWLGIETPEVLPPDDHLADNRTVSIAGLTGTVIHTPGHTPGSICLHLPAENLLLAGDTLFAGSVGRTDLPGGDARTLITSIHDRLLILPDATRVIPGHGPSTSIGAERESNPFLQAKP; this comes from the coding sequence ATGATCCACCAAATCCTCCCAGTCGGCCCTCTCCAGTGCAACTGCTCCATCCTCGGCGACGAGACTACACGCGAAGCCATGGTCATCGACCCCGGCGACGACATCCCCCGCATCCTCGCCATCCTCGCCCGTCACAGCCTTACCCTGAAGCAGATCGTCATCACCCACGCCCACATCGACCACATCGCCGGGGCCCAGCAACTCAAGCGCCTCACCGGAGCTCCCATCTTCTACAACCAGCTGGACCTCCCACTCGTCGAGATGATGGACATCCAGGCCGGCTGGCTGGGAATCGAGACCCCTGAAGTCCTCCCACCCGACGACCACCTCGCCGACAACCGCACCGTCTCCATCGCCGGCCTAACCGGAACCGTCATCCACACCCCCGGCCACACTCCCGGAAGCATCTGTCTCCACCTCCCCGCAGAAAACCTTCTCCTCGCCGGAGACACCCTCTTCGCCGGCTCCGTAGGCCGCACCGACCTGCCCGGCGGCGACGCCCGCACCCTAATCACCTCCATCCACGACCGCCTCCTCATCCTCCCCGACGCCACCCGCGTCATCCCCGGCCACGGCCCCTCCACCTCCATCGGAGCCGAGCGAGAGTCGAACCCGTTCCTCCAAGCCAAGCCATAA
- the secG gene encoding preprotein translocase subunit SecG, which produces MVYFLVFIHIVVCLFLIGVVLLQTGKSADLAGAFGGQGSQTAFGPRGASNLLTKLTTYSAIVFMLTSIGLTILLSRSGGDHSVLQGTKTTQTTPAKK; this is translated from the coding sequence ATGGTCTACTTTCTCGTCTTCATCCACATCGTTGTCTGCCTCTTCCTCATTGGAGTTGTCCTTCTCCAGACGGGCAAGTCGGCCGATCTCGCCGGCGCCTTCGGCGGACAGGGTTCCCAGACTGCCTTCGGCCCGCGCGGAGCCTCGAATCTCCTCACCAAGCTCACCACCTACTCCGCCATCGTCTTCATGCTGACCTCCATCGGCCTCACCATCCTGCTCTCCCGCTCCGGCGGCGACCATTCGGTCCTCCAGGGCACGAAGACCACCCAGACGACCCCGGCCAAGAAGTAG
- a CDS encoding DUF2147 domain-containing protein, giving the protein MKRNRFIAFVLLLIVASSTAAWAAPEGVVGSWLTLSGDVVTVSTCANDARQLCFTVARVSPTAPGTTDAMNPDATLRDRPLCGLRIGDGFKPDSPTTASGGQIYDPMSGKTYSAKMESKGDTLKLRGYIGVPTLGRTETWTRTATPPPCS; this is encoded by the coding sequence ATGAAGAGAAATCGATTCATAGCCTTCGTGCTCTTGCTCATCGTCGCATCGTCAACGGCCGCCTGGGCTGCGCCAGAGGGCGTCGTTGGAAGCTGGCTCACCCTCTCCGGCGATGTCGTCACCGTGTCCACGTGCGCCAATGACGCCAGGCAACTCTGCTTTACCGTAGCCAGGGTAAGCCCCACCGCTCCCGGCACCACCGACGCCATGAACCCCGATGCCACCCTCCGCGATCGCCCGCTCTGCGGCCTCAGGATTGGCGACGGCTTCAAACCCGACAGCCCAACCACCGCGTCCGGCGGCCAGATCTACGACCCCATGTCCGGCAAGACCTACAGCGCCAAGATGGAGAGCAAGGGCGACACACTCAAGCTCCGAGGCTACATCGGCGTCCCCACCCTCGGTCGCACCGAAACCTGGACCCGCACCGCCACTCCCCCGCCTTGTAGCTGA